The following proteins are encoded in a genomic region of Bacillus sp. Marseille-Q1617:
- the racE gene encoding glutamate racemase — translation MIQPIGIIDSGVGGLTVAKEVMRQLPKETIYYLGDTARCPYGPRSAGEVKKFTWQMTEYLLQYDMKMLIIACNTATAVVLDEIQTQLDIPVIGVIHPGARAAIKHTYNKKIGVLGTVGTINSGAYEEALHSLHGSLEVSPLACPKFVPLVESGEYNSATADSIVKETLASMKETDIDTLILGCTHYPLLQSKIQAFMGSEVSVISSGDETAREISTILDYYNLLYRGVRVPEHRFFTTGSSFLFSQIASDWLNIGKVHAETIRLQD, via the coding sequence GTGATTCAACCAATTGGCATCATTGATTCCGGTGTTGGCGGATTGACGGTGGCAAAAGAAGTCATGCGCCAATTACCAAAAGAAACGATCTATTATCTTGGTGATACCGCAAGATGTCCATACGGCCCCCGGTCAGCCGGGGAAGTGAAGAAATTCACGTGGCAAATGACGGAGTATCTCTTACAATATGATATGAAAATGCTTATCATCGCCTGCAACACGGCGACCGCAGTCGTGCTGGATGAAATCCAGACTCAATTGGATATCCCGGTCATAGGTGTAATCCACCCGGGAGCCAGAGCTGCGATCAAGCATACGTATAATAAGAAAATCGGAGTGCTCGGGACCGTCGGGACGATAAACAGCGGTGCGTACGAAGAAGCGCTGCATTCGCTGCATGGAAGCTTGGAAGTAAGTCCCTTGGCCTGTCCTAAGTTTGTCCCTTTGGTTGAAAGCGGGGAGTATAACAGCGCTACGGCTGATTCGATCGTAAAGGAGACGCTTGCTTCCATGAAAGAAACAGACATCGATACACTGATCCTGGGCTGCACCCACTATCCGCTGCTGCAGTCAAAAATACAGGCTTTCATGGGGAGTGAGGTCAGTGTCATCAGCTCCGGCGATGAGACTGCCAGGGAAATCAGTACGATCCTGGACTATTACAACCTCCTATACCGCGGAGTCAGAGTGCCAGAGCACAGATTCTTTACTACAGGATCATCATTCTTATTTTCACAAATCGCCTCTGATTGGCTGAATATAGGGAAAGTCCATGCTGAAACCATCCGGCTTCAAGACTGA
- a CDS encoding GerMN domain-containing protein yields MSKKAKVSIAVTVLASSVYLSGCGLLSFGDKEKIDPPQEVSHLKEGEKLDTAKNEEGKETASNDEAVEKTVMTELYLIDKNGYVVSQSLPLPNNESVAKQALEYLVVNGPVQNVLPNGFRAVLPADTQVTVNIQDGKAIADFSPEFNNYQPEDEQKILQSVTWTLTQFDSVEKVELRVNGYPLTEMPVNGTPIDESGLSRKMGINVDASGVADPTSTKPVTVYYVSQTDSSTYYVPVTKRVSSNEADEVKAVVQELIEGPGYGTSLASDFTGAELLEDPSLKDGTVTLNFNEAVYGSLEEKMVSEHMLNSLVLSLTEQKGIKGVSVLVNGEATTVSKDGEPVTEPVTRPENVNAISF; encoded by the coding sequence ATGTCAAAAAAAGCGAAAGTGTCAATTGCTGTAACGGTGTTAGCATCTTCAGTATATCTTTCAGGTTGCGGACTGTTGAGTTTTGGGGATAAAGAAAAGATCGATCCGCCGCAGGAAGTTTCACATTTAAAAGAAGGTGAAAAACTGGATACGGCAAAGAACGAAGAAGGTAAAGAGACGGCAAGCAATGATGAAGCTGTAGAAAAAACAGTGATGACAGAGCTTTATTTGATCGACAAGAATGGCTATGTGGTTTCCCAATCGTTACCTCTTCCGAATAATGAAAGTGTCGCCAAACAAGCGCTTGAGTATCTGGTGGTTAACGGCCCTGTTCAGAATGTCCTTCCAAATGGATTCAGAGCAGTCCTGCCGGCCGATACCCAAGTCACAGTCAACATCCAAGATGGAAAAGCTATCGCTGACTTCTCACCAGAATTCAATAATTATCAGCCTGAAGATGAACAGAAAATCCTTCAATCGGTCACATGGACGCTGACTCAATTCGATTCGGTCGAAAAAGTGGAGCTGCGTGTAAACGGCTATCCGTTAACGGAAATGCCGGTTAACGGCACGCCGATCGACGAATCCGGCTTATCCAGAAAAATGGGTATCAACGTCGATGCTAGCGGAGTGGCCGACCCAACCAGTACAAAACCGGTAACGGTCTATTATGTGTCGCAGACGGATTCTTCGACGTACTATGTGCCTGTAACAAAAAGGGTAAGTTCAAACGAAGCGGATGAAGTGAAAGCGGTCGTACAGGAACTTATCGAGGGACCTGGATACGGTACGTCCCTTGCCAGTGACTTTACCGGAGCGGAACTATTGGAAGACCCATCTCTGAAAGACGGGACTGTTACCCTCAATTTTAATGAAGCCGTGTATGGAAGCCTGGAAGAAAAAATGGTTTCCGAGCATATGCTGAATTCACTGGTTCTATCCTTGACGGAACAAAAAGGGATCAAAGGTGTGTCAGTTCTGGTAAATGGTGAAGCCACCACAGTAAGCAAAGACGGAGAACCGGTCACAGAACCTGTCACTCGTCCCGAAAATGTGAATGCAATTAGTTTTTAA